In the genome of Natronorubrum sediminis, one region contains:
- a CDS encoding DHH family phosphoesterase: MVFRLVLGCTTVGRQVVEQIPERTGDDSDRLHVVTENESVVEALRDESIPARAGDPTDPSMIANIERPDVIFIGSDRTDVNRVALERARERFPMASIVAYLGGNATESDRRVFENLADHVLDATDAMVSHIIDGVARPSAGAAIGLRKHLTAIDGRLGVFMHDNPDPDAIASAVTLVDIAAEVGVEADACYFGDISHQENRAMVNLLGLDLRNLSPDDSLEEYEAFALVDHSRPGVNDQLPEDLHVDIVIDHHPPRGPVPGDFVDLREQAGATSTVMTDYLTRFRLEPRESTATALLYGIRIDTNDFSREVSPADFEAASILWPHVDVSLLEQIEQPTIEGEILETIARAIKNRIQHDSVAVASVGQINNRDALPQAADQLLAMDGIESTLVFGFKDEMAFLSARSRGSDIDLGETLRDAFERIGSAGGHAGMAGAQLEVGILASADDEDEVESIVSVVEEVITNRFLEAIDTQPGSSVGAYSQTSQWLFDIEEGETEGPPTADDGKQRGEESQ, translated from the coding sequence ATGGTTTTTCGGCTCGTGCTCGGGTGTACGACGGTCGGCCGCCAGGTGGTCGAGCAGATACCCGAGCGCACCGGTGATGACAGCGACCGACTCCACGTCGTCACCGAGAACGAAAGCGTCGTGGAAGCGCTTCGCGACGAGAGCATTCCGGCTCGAGCGGGCGATCCGACCGACCCGTCGATGATCGCCAACATCGAGCGGCCGGACGTCATTTTCATCGGAAGCGACCGCACCGACGTCAACCGCGTCGCCCTCGAGCGAGCGCGCGAGCGCTTCCCGATGGCGTCGATCGTCGCCTACCTCGGCGGGAACGCGACGGAATCCGACCGGCGGGTGTTCGAGAACCTGGCAGATCACGTCCTCGATGCGACGGACGCGATGGTTTCACACATCATCGACGGCGTCGCCCGACCGTCGGCCGGGGCCGCGATCGGTCTCCGCAAGCACCTGACGGCGATTGACGGACGCCTGGGCGTCTTCATGCACGACAACCCTGATCCGGACGCCATCGCGAGCGCCGTCACGCTCGTCGACATCGCCGCCGAGGTCGGCGTCGAGGCGGATGCCTGCTACTTCGGCGATATCTCCCACCAGGAGAATCGAGCGATGGTCAACTTGCTCGGTCTCGACTTGCGTAACCTCTCGCCCGACGATTCACTCGAGGAGTACGAGGCGTTCGCACTGGTCGATCACTCCCGTCCGGGGGTCAACGACCAACTCCCCGAGGATCTTCACGTCGATATCGTCATCGACCACCACCCTCCACGCGGGCCGGTTCCGGGCGACTTCGTCGACCTTCGAGAACAGGCCGGTGCGACGAGTACCGTCATGACGGATTATCTCACTCGCTTTCGCCTCGAGCCCCGGGAGTCGACGGCGACGGCGCTGCTCTATGGCATTCGAATCGATACGAACGATTTCAGCCGGGAGGTTTCACCGGCCGATTTCGAAGCCGCGTCGATCCTCTGGCCACACGTCGACGTCTCGCTCCTCGAGCAGATCGAACAGCCGACAATCGAGGGGGAGATTTTAGAGACCATCGCGCGGGCCATCAAGAATCGCATTCAACACGACTCAGTCGCCGTCGCGAGCGTCGGCCAGATCAACAACCGCGATGCCTTACCACAGGCTGCCGATCAGTTGCTGGCGATGGATGGAATCGAGTCGACGCTCGTCTTCGGCTTCAAAGACGAGATGGCGTTTCTCTCCGCGCGCTCGCGGGGGAGCGATATCGACCTCGGCGAAACGCTTCGAGACGCCTTCGAACGAATCGGCAGCGCCGGTGGACACGCCGGGATGGCCGGTGCCCAACTCGAGGTCGGCATTCTCGCCAGCGCAGACGACGAAGACGAGGTCGAATCGATCGTGAGCGTCGTCGAAGAGGTGATCACGAACCGATTCCTCGAGGCGATCGACACTCAACCAGGGTCCTCAGTTGGCGCGTACTCCCAGACGAGTCAGTGGCTGTTCGATATCGAAGAGGGCGAAACCGAGGGGCCACCGACGGCCGACGACGGAAAGCAACGGGGCGAAGAGTCCCAGTGA
- a CDS encoding acyl-CoA mutase large subunit family protein translates to MYDDEDLEAIRESGEKWETDTLDPVLERHGERQDNFATVSNIDVDRLYTPEDVADLDYLEDLGFPGEEPYTRGPYPTMYRGRTWTMRQFAGFGTAEETNERFHYLINEGQTGLSVAFDMPTLMGLDSDDRMSEGEIGKEGVAVDTLRDMEILFDGIDLEEISTSFTINPSAPVIYAMYIAMADQQGVPRENIRGTLQNDMFKEFIAQKEWVVPPEPSLKLVTDVLEFSTEETPKFHPISVSGYHIREAGSTAVQELAFTLADGFAYVEDAMDRGLTVDEFAPRLSFFFNCHNSFFEEIAKYRAARRIYARVMDEWYDAGRDESKQLKFHTQTAGQSLTAQQPMNNVVRVTIQALAGVLGGTQSLHTNSFDEALALPSEDAVRVALRTQQIIAEESGAADIVDPMGGSFAVEALTDETEERTMRYLTEIREMGEGSMRDGVLKGIDDGYFLREIQDASYEYQERVERGEEVVVGVNEFTLEEDTSPETLKIDETTAERQLERLEQVKAQRDDAAVEDALEELQRTIDRGENTIPVLVEAVKAYATVGEIMQVFEDAHGAYSEEIGLA, encoded by the coding sequence ATGTACGACGACGAGGACCTCGAGGCGATTCGAGAGTCTGGCGAGAAGTGGGAGACTGACACGCTCGATCCGGTCCTCGAGCGTCACGGTGAACGACAGGATAACTTCGCGACCGTCTCGAATATCGACGTGGATCGCCTGTACACGCCCGAGGACGTCGCGGACCTCGATTACCTCGAGGACCTGGGCTTTCCGGGCGAGGAACCCTACACTCGCGGCCCCTACCCGACGATGTACCGCGGACGCACGTGGACGATGCGTCAATTCGCCGGTTTCGGGACCGCAGAGGAGACCAATGAGCGGTTTCATTACCTGATCAACGAGGGACAGACCGGACTCTCGGTGGCGTTCGACATGCCGACACTCATGGGACTCGACTCGGACGACCGCATGAGCGAGGGCGAGATCGGCAAAGAGGGCGTCGCCGTCGATACCCTGCGGGATATGGAGATCCTCTTCGACGGTATCGATCTCGAGGAGATTTCGACTTCGTTTACGATCAACCCCTCCGCGCCGGTGATCTACGCGATGTACATCGCGATGGCGGACCAGCAGGGAGTTCCCCGCGAGAACATCCGTGGCACCCTCCAGAACGACATGTTCAAGGAGTTCATCGCCCAAAAGGAGTGGGTCGTTCCACCGGAGCCTTCCCTCAAACTCGTGACGGACGTCCTCGAGTTCAGCACGGAAGAGACGCCGAAATTCCACCCAATTTCGGTTTCCGGGTACCACATCCGTGAGGCCGGTTCCACGGCCGTGCAAGAACTCGCCTTCACGCTCGCCGACGGCTTCGCGTACGTCGAGGACGCGATGGACCGCGGACTCACCGTCGACGAGTTCGCGCCGCGACTCTCCTTTTTCTTCAACTGCCACAACTCCTTTTTCGAGGAGATCGCCAAGTACCGGGCGGCCAGACGGATCTACGCCCGGGTGATGGACGAGTGGTACGACGCGGGCCGAGACGAATCGAAGCAACTGAAGTTCCACACCCAGACCGCGGGCCAATCGCTGACGGCTCAACAACCGATGAATAACGTCGTTCGAGTGACGATTCAGGCGCTCGCGGGCGTCCTCGGCGGGACGCAGTCTCTGCACACGAACAGTTTCGACGAAGCGCTCGCCCTTCCCTCCGAAGACGCCGTCCGAGTCGCACTCCGCACCCAGCAGATCATCGCCGAGGAGTCGGGTGCCGCAGACATCGTCGATCCGATGGGCGGCAGTTTTGCAGTCGAAGCCCTCACCGACGAAACCGAAGAGCGAACGATGCGCTACTTGACGGAGATTCGCGAGATGGGTGAGGGGTCCATGCGCGACGGCGTCTTGAAGGGGATCGACGACGGCTACTTCCTCCGCGAGATTCAGGACGCCTCCTACGAGTACCAAGAACGCGTCGAGCGCGGCGAAGAGGTCGTCGTCGGCGTCAACGAGTTCACCCTCGAGGAAGACACCAGCCCAGAAACGCTCAAGATCGACGAGACGACGGCCGAACGCCAACTCGAGCGCCTCGAGCAGGTCAAAGCCCAGCGAGACGACGCGGCTGTCGAGGACGCACTCGAGGAACTCCAACGTACGATCGACCGCGGTGAAAACACCATTCCGGTGCTCGTCGAGGCCGTGAAAGCGTACGCGACGGTAGGCGAGATCATGCAAGTCTTCGAGGACGCACACGGTGCGTACAGCGAGGAGATCGGACTCGCGTAA
- a CDS encoding CbiX/SirB N-terminal domain-containing protein yields the protein MQALVIAAHGSHLNPDASDPTYAHADTVRETGAFDEVREAFWKEEPHFREVIRTLESDEVFVVPLFISEGYFTEQVIPRELRLEDWDPEKWDSDGTAASTVTLEATDVDKTIHYCGPVGTHDAMTDVIVQRAETVTDDPNVGNVSESEDPEARRSLSDGGFGLAVVGHGTERNENSAKAIEYHTERIREQGRFDEVEALFMDEEPEVDDVTDFFESDDVIVVPLFIADGYHTQEDIPEDMGLTDDYRLGWDVPAEVDDHRIWYAGAVGTEGLMADVLLERAADAGADVGDALEAVRNEVSLRDDGGSNSATDPTTEAGD from the coding sequence ATGCAAGCGCTGGTTATTGCGGCGCACGGCTCACATCTGAACCCCGACGCATCGGACCCGACGTACGCCCACGCAGACACTGTTCGGGAGACGGGTGCGTTCGACGAGGTTCGCGAGGCGTTCTGGAAGGAAGAACCGCACTTTCGAGAGGTAATCCGCACCCTCGAGTCCGACGAGGTGTTCGTCGTCCCGCTGTTCATCAGTGAGGGCTACTTCACCGAACAGGTCATCCCTCGAGAGTTGCGACTCGAGGACTGGGACCCCGAAAAGTGGGATTCCGACGGAACGGCTGCCTCCACCGTCACGCTCGAGGCAACTGACGTCGACAAGACGATTCACTACTGCGGGCCGGTCGGGACGCACGACGCGATGACGGACGTAATCGTCCAGCGGGCTGAAACCGTCACCGATGACCCCAACGTGGGGAACGTCTCCGAATCGGAAGATCCGGAGGCTCGTCGGAGTCTCTCCGACGGTGGATTCGGCCTCGCGGTCGTTGGCCACGGCACTGAGCGCAACGAGAACTCGGCGAAGGCCATCGAGTACCACACCGAGCGAATCCGCGAACAGGGCCGATTTGATGAAGTCGAGGCGTTGTTCATGGACGAAGAGCCAGAAGTCGACGACGTCACGGACTTTTTCGAAAGCGACGACGTCATCGTCGTCCCCCTCTTCATCGCCGACGGCTACCACACCCAAGAGGACATCCCCGAAGACATGGGGCTGACCGACGATTACCGCCTCGGCTGGGACGTCCCGGCGGAAGTCGATGACCACCGGATCTGGTATGCCGGCGCAGTCGGCACGGAAGGACTAATGGCCGACGTCCTCCTCGAGCGCGCTGCCGATGCCGGTGCAGATGTCGGCGACGCACTCGAGGCCGTTCGAAACGAGGTGTCGCTTCGAGACGATGGTGGGTCCAACAGCGCCACCGATCCGACGACTGAGGCGGGTGACTGA
- a CDS encoding NADH-quinone oxidoreductase subunit N — MEPLQLPEWAALAPALLLVGTALVLFVFDSISPHSTNRSLIAATAAGGSLASLAVAAWFTVAGVGTPTADGGLGEIDPIHGFVVDQLALFFMIIVAIVTALVVVASYDYLVDHAYQAEYYSLIILAASGMSLLAAADSLVTIFIALELASLPSYALVAILKDNRGSVEAGLKYFLIGALSSAIFVYGISLVYGATGYLELSAIANVILEGEAADYGGLLGLGILLLIGGFAFKTASVPFHFWAPEAYEGAPAPVSAFLSSASKAAGFVVLFRVFTEAFPLGEEMRVAIGFDWTIAFIILAIVTMTLGNFAAATQNNVKRMLAYSSIGHAGYALIGLAGLTVDGGELVMGAAMMHLLVYGFMNTGAFLFVALAEHWGVGRTFEDYNGLSARAPVACGAMAVFMFSLAGIPPFGGFFSKFFLFMGSLEAAATNTAMLAVAAALVVNSALSLFYYSRLVKALWIEEPATTRDRLAKPTGLYAAIVVAAVMTIVILPGFGPVVDAALEAATALLN, encoded by the coding sequence ATGGAACCGTTACAACTCCCCGAGTGGGCTGCACTCGCACCGGCCTTGCTCCTCGTGGGCACGGCGCTGGTGTTGTTCGTCTTCGATAGCATCTCGCCCCACTCCACGAACCGATCGCTGATCGCCGCCACTGCTGCCGGCGGCTCGCTCGCATCGCTCGCCGTCGCCGCGTGGTTCACCGTCGCCGGCGTCGGCACGCCGACCGCAGACGGCGGTCTCGGCGAGATCGATCCGATCCACGGCTTCGTCGTCGACCAGCTCGCGCTGTTCTTCATGATCATCGTCGCGATCGTGACGGCGCTGGTCGTGGTCGCCAGCTACGATTACCTGGTCGATCACGCCTACCAGGCCGAGTACTACTCGCTGATCATCCTCGCCGCGTCGGGAATGTCGCTGCTCGCGGCGGCCGACAGCCTCGTGACGATCTTCATCGCGCTCGAGCTGGCGAGCCTGCCGTCGTACGCGCTCGTGGCGATTCTCAAGGATAATCGCGGCAGCGTCGAAGCCGGGCTGAAGTACTTCCTGATCGGCGCGCTGTCGTCGGCGATCTTCGTCTACGGCATCTCGCTGGTCTACGGCGCGACGGGCTACCTCGAGTTGTCCGCGATCGCGAACGTCATCCTCGAGGGTGAGGCGGCCGACTACGGCGGGTTGCTCGGACTCGGCATCCTGCTGTTGATCGGTGGCTTCGCGTTCAAGACGGCGAGCGTGCCCTTCCACTTCTGGGCACCGGAAGCCTACGAAGGCGCGCCCGCACCCGTCAGTGCTTTCCTCTCTTCGGCGTCGAAAGCGGCCGGCTTCGTCGTGCTCTTTCGGGTGTTCACGGAAGCGTTCCCGCTCGGTGAGGAGATGCGCGTCGCGATTGGCTTCGATTGGACGATCGCGTTCATCATCCTCGCCATCGTCACGATGACGCTCGGGAACTTCGCCGCGGCGACCCAGAACAACGTCAAGCGGATGCTCGCGTACTCCTCGATCGGCCACGCCGGCTACGCGCTGATCGGCCTCGCGGGTCTCACCGTCGACGGCGGCGAACTCGTCATGGGCGCGGCGATGATGCACCTGCTCGTCTACGGCTTCATGAACACCGGCGCGTTCTTGTTCGTCGCGCTGGCCGAACACTGGGGCGTCGGGCGGACCTTCGAGGACTACAACGGCCTCTCCGCGCGGGCACCCGTGGCCTGCGGGGCGATGGCCGTCTTCATGTTCAGCCTCGCGGGCATCCCGCCGTTTGGCGGCTTCTTCAGCAAGTTCTTCCTGTTCATGGGCTCGCTCGAGGCAGCCGCGACGAACACCGCGATGCTCGCGGTGGCCGCCGCGCTCGTCGTCAACAGCGCGCTCTCGCTGTTCTACTACTCGCGGCTGGTCAAGGCGCTCTGGATCGAAGAGCCCGCGACAACGCGTGACCGACTCGCGAAGCCGACGGGACTCTACGCGGCAATCGTCGTCGCCGCGGTGATGACGATCGTCATCCTCCCCGGCTTCGGCCCGGTCGTCGACGCCGCCCTCGAGGCGGCGACGGCGCTGCTGAACTGA
- a CDS encoding HalOD1 output domain-containing protein: MTGSPHRDRRPDGGSEVVVEEKPSESTSQAILRGISTLEDTGYSDLEVLYESVGPESLNELIRHSRRQNCSVSVAFRYEGYNIFVTTNGEITITDT, encoded by the coding sequence ATGACTGGCTCCCCCCACCGTGACCGACGACCGGATGGCGGATCGGAAGTCGTCGTCGAGGAAAAGCCGAGTGAGTCAACGTCTCAGGCCATCCTCCGTGGTATTTCGACACTGGAGGACACTGGCTATTCCGACCTCGAGGTCCTCTACGAGAGTGTCGGCCCAGAATCATTAAACGAATTGATACGACACTCTCGGCGCCAGAACTGCTCTGTCTCAGTTGCGTTCAGATACGAAGGTTATAATATTTTCGTGACAACAAACGGTGAGATAACGATCACAGACACGTAA
- a CDS encoding CBS domain-containing protein: MEVASDGTKPQVNEYMTRDVVTVTPDETVGDVAERIAGSDEHSGFPVCERRRVEGFVSARDLLLADDGEPIFKVMTTDLLVAHPDMKVTDAARVILRSGIQKLPVVDDAGNLVGIISNADVIRSQIERATPEKVGKLMRTLEQIHNTNLTQERRTVSLAELTPTQGRVYADELEGRRYELERGLAEPLVVIDNDGTLLLADGHHRVLASDRLGIDEMDAYVIVVDHEIDLGMAETAEKEELEQIDDIDIVDYARHPLVQTTKRLQSR; encoded by the coding sequence ATGGAGGTCGCGTCGGACGGAACGAAGCCCCAGGTCAACGAGTACATGACGCGCGATGTCGTGACCGTCACCCCCGATGAAACCGTCGGTGACGTCGCGGAGCGAATCGCTGGCAGCGACGAGCACAGCGGTTTCCCCGTCTGTGAACGACGACGCGTCGAAGGATTCGTCAGCGCTCGAGACCTGTTACTGGCCGACGACGGCGAACCGATTTTCAAGGTGATGACGACAGACCTGCTGGTCGCACACCCGGATATGAAAGTAACCGACGCCGCCCGCGTCATCCTCCGTTCGGGAATCCAGAAACTTCCCGTCGTCGACGACGCAGGTAACCTCGTCGGAATCATCTCGAACGCCGACGTGATCCGTAGCCAGATCGAACGCGCGACGCCCGAGAAGGTCGGGAAGCTGATGCGGACGCTCGAACAGATCCACAACACGAATTTAACGCAAGAACGCCGAACGGTCTCGCTGGCGGAACTCACGCCGACACAGGGGCGCGTCTACGCAGACGAACTCGAGGGACGGCGCTACGAACTCGAACGCGGCCTCGCAGAGCCGTTAGTTGTCATCGACAACGATGGGACCTTATTGCTCGCAGACGGCCACCACCGGGTACTCGCCTCGGACCGCCTCGGCATCGACGAGATGGACGCCTACGTCATCGTCGTCGATCACGAAATCGATCTCGGCATGGCCGAGACAGCCGAAAAAGAAGAACTCGAGCAAATCGACGATATCGACATCGTCGACTACGCGCGTCACCCGCTCGTCCAGACGACGAAACGTCTCCAATCTCGCTAG
- a CDS encoding M28 family peptidase, giving the protein MTSWISEVFTSDVGWNHLETLVDLETRMAGSDGERVAAERTRDALEEAGARNARLESFEIQGWTRGDSSIEAGETTQECIALPRSPSDQVTAPLVDLGYGLPEDFAETDLEGTIVMVRSDIPGHYERYIHRREKYYNAVESGAVGFIYRNHVEGCLPPTGSVGTEDDPIGEIPAVGVSSETGARLARRFDGDEIELTIDADIHAAESQNVHAELGPETDERVLVTSHVDAHDIAEGALDNGAGTAMVLEIANALAAREDDLETRVEFVAYGAEEVGLVGSAYHAETTDHDTITAIVNNDGVVRDRTLSFTTHGFDDLEAAADEIASRYGHPIETVPKLGPHSDHWPFVQWGVPGYHVKSTSEDVGRGWGHTFADTFEKLEQRTLREQAILLTDLTVHLAREAVDVERRSPAEIADDLEAQNLAEGMRRTGDWPYDE; this is encoded by the coding sequence ATGACATCGTGGATCAGTGAAGTGTTTACGAGCGACGTTGGCTGGAACCACCTCGAGACACTCGTCGATCTTGAGACCAGAATGGCGGGCAGTGACGGCGAACGAGTCGCCGCCGAACGAACGCGTGACGCACTCGAGGAGGCAGGGGCACGAAACGCCCGCCTCGAGTCGTTCGAGATTCAGGGCTGGACGCGCGGCGACAGTTCGATCGAGGCCGGCGAGACGACACAGGAGTGTATCGCCCTCCCTCGAAGTCCGTCCGATCAGGTCACGGCACCACTGGTCGACCTCGGCTACGGACTGCCCGAGGACTTCGCCGAGACCGATCTCGAGGGGACGATCGTCATGGTGCGAAGCGACATTCCGGGCCACTACGAGCGCTACATTCACCGCCGAGAGAAGTACTATAACGCCGTCGAGAGCGGTGCTGTCGGGTTCATCTACCGAAATCACGTCGAAGGCTGTCTCCCACCGACGGGAAGCGTGGGGACCGAAGACGATCCAATCGGCGAGATTCCGGCCGTCGGCGTCTCGAGTGAGACCGGCGCGCGATTGGCTCGTCGATTCGACGGCGACGAAATCGAACTGACGATCGACGCAGATATCCACGCGGCCGAGAGCCAGAACGTCCACGCGGAACTCGGCCCGGAGACGGACGAACGCGTGCTCGTGACGAGTCACGTCGACGCCCACGACATCGCAGAGGGGGCACTCGACAACGGGGCTGGAACGGCGATGGTTCTCGAGATCGCGAACGCACTCGCTGCGCGCGAAGACGACCTCGAGACGCGCGTCGAGTTCGTCGCCTACGGCGCGGAGGAAGTCGGCCTCGTCGGCTCTGCGTACCACGCCGAGACGACCGATCACGACACGATCACGGCCATCGTCAACAACGACGGCGTCGTCCGTGATCGAACGCTCTCGTTCACCACCCACGGATTCGACGATCTCGAGGCTGCTGCGGACGAGATCGCCAGCCGCTACGGTCACCCGATCGAGACCGTGCCGAAATTGGGCCCTCACAGCGATCACTGGCCGTTCGTCCAGTGGGGCGTCCCCGGCTATCACGTCAAATCGACGTCCGAGGACGTTGGGCGGGGCTGGGGACACACCTTCGCCGACACATTCGAAAAACTCGAGCAGCGAACGCTTCGCGAACAGGCGATCTTACTGACCGACCTGACGGTCCACCTCGCACGCGAGGCCGTCGACGTCGAGCGGCGTTCGCCCGCGGAGATTGCGGACGACCTCGAGGCGCAGAACCTCGCCGAGGGCATGCGCCGAACCGGCGATTGGCCGTACGACGAGTAA
- a CDS encoding NAD(+)/NADH kinase, with translation MDLAWPPNEQVVVGVVSPEADALPVGDSIDASDDVRTVRDDVETVLAADPTLVIADGESSLSALARAEPSVPVVPVGDVVGIDAVSPTAVPTALEAIRNGDAALTEQAVVDVRVEPRGDDVSSGRDADSSLERDGKEERADSTGTTTAPVESGDEDRTRALFDVTLVTDEPARISEYGLSSRGETVDTIRADGIVVATAAGTSGYASALETPQLSTAVDAVAVAPIAPFATQARHWILPTDDLGLTVERDDGDVSLVVDDRVVQTVGVDDRIRLSVESTLSTVVVPADVPTV, from the coding sequence ATGGACCTCGCGTGGCCTCCGAACGAGCAGGTGGTCGTCGGCGTCGTCTCGCCAGAGGCCGACGCACTTCCGGTCGGCGACTCGATCGACGCTAGTGACGACGTGAGGACGGTCCGCGACGACGTAGAGACTGTTCTCGCCGCAGACCCGACGCTCGTCATTGCCGACGGAGAATCGTCTCTCTCAGCCCTCGCACGTGCCGAACCGTCCGTCCCTGTCGTACCCGTCGGCGACGTTGTCGGTATCGACGCCGTCTCGCCGACGGCAGTTCCAACCGCACTCGAGGCGATCCGCAACGGGGACGCGGCCCTCACAGAACAGGCAGTGGTCGACGTGAGGGTCGAACCGAGAGGTGACGACGTGAGTTCGGGCCGTGACGCCGACTCGTCACTCGAGCGTGACGGTAAAGAAGAACGCGCGGATTCGACTGGTACCACCACCGCCCCGGTCGAGTCTGGTGACGAGGACCGGACTCGAGCCCTCTTCGACGTGACGCTCGTCACCGACGAACCGGCACGAATCTCCGAGTACGGGCTCTCGAGTCGCGGCGAGACGGTCGACACGATCCGAGCGGACGGGATCGTCGTCGCCACCGCAGCCGGCACGTCCGGGTACGCCAGTGCGCTCGAGACGCCACAGCTGTCCACGGCCGTCGATGCTGTTGCGGTTGCACCGATTGCCCCGTTCGCGACCCAAGCCCGACACTGGATACTGCCGACGGACGACCTCGGACTGACGGTCGAGCGAGACGACGGTGACGTGAGTCTCGTCGTCGACGACCGCGTCGTTCAGACTGTTGGCGTCGACGACCGCATACGACTCAGCGTCGAGTCGACGCTGTCGACGGTGGTCGTTCCAGCCGACGTCCCGACGGTGTAA
- a CDS encoding polyprenyl synthetase family protein codes for MRETLADWRPAIDDAIADLVPREIDDEYLESYFGEPTYEYDPYAVQRSLSTPLWDLLDRGGKRWRAVLFLVFIEGFGEDPAEYVHYACIPEILHNGTIIVDDVEDGATIRRGERALHHLYGQDIALNAGNALYFLPLKVLSDRADEIPADRRLEAFEMLMYELNRTHLGQGMDICWHNEHATRATPEQYLEMCACKTGCLARIVARLAAILTDQPAEVEQAVATYAELTAVAFQIGDDILDVEHSLGRAGDFGKEFGNDIREGKQTLLVIHALQESDPDQAERLQNILSADSNTDEEVAAALSIIEDAGSLEYARERALELSAQARREIDALEFDEETTRKLREFTEFVIEREE; via the coding sequence ATGCGGGAGACGCTTGCCGACTGGCGCCCGGCTATTGACGACGCAATCGCCGATCTGGTCCCACGCGAGATCGACGACGAGTACCTCGAGTCGTACTTCGGCGAACCGACGTACGAGTACGACCCATACGCCGTCCAGCGATCGCTCTCGACGCCGCTTTGGGACTTGCTCGATCGAGGGGGGAAACGCTGGCGGGCCGTGCTCTTTCTCGTCTTCATCGAGGGGTTCGGCGAAGATCCCGCCGAATACGTCCACTACGCCTGTATACCCGAGATCCTCCACAACGGGACGATCATCGTCGACGACGTCGAAGACGGCGCAACGATCCGTCGGGGTGAGCGAGCGCTCCACCACCTCTACGGACAGGACATCGCCCTCAACGCGGGCAACGCGTTGTACTTCCTGCCGCTGAAAGTCCTGAGCGACCGGGCGGACGAGATTCCAGCGGATCGTCGTCTCGAGGCCTTCGAGATGCTCATGTACGAACTCAATCGAACCCACCTCGGACAGGGGATGGACATCTGCTGGCACAACGAACACGCCACCCGCGCTACGCCCGAGCAATACCTCGAGATGTGTGCGTGCAAGACGGGGTGTCTCGCGCGGATCGTCGCCCGTCTCGCGGCGATCCTCACCGACCAACCTGCCGAAGTCGAGCAGGCTGTCGCCACCTACGCTGAACTGACGGCCGTCGCCTTCCAGATCGGCGACGATATTCTCGACGTCGAACACTCTCTGGGCAGAGCCGGCGACTTCGGCAAGGAGTTCGGTAACGACATCCGCGAAGGCAAGCAAACGTTGCTGGTCATCCACGCCCTCCAGGAGAGCGACCCCGATCAGGCCGAGCGTCTCCAGAACATTCTGAGTGCCGACTCGAACACCGACGAGGAAGTCGCGGCGGCCCTCTCGATCATCGAGGACGCCGGCAGCCTCGAGTACGCGCGCGAACGCGCCCTCGAACTCTCAGCACAGGCCCGTCGCGAAATCGACGCCCTCGAGTTCGACGAGGAGACCACCCGAAAGCTCCGGGAGTTCACCGAGTTCGTGATCGAACGCGAGGAATAA